Proteins from one Pseudarthrobacter sp. BIM B-2242 genomic window:
- a CDS encoding aldose 1-epimerase family protein, with translation MNEYTLRSGLYSAVVTARGAALRQLRHGERDLIVPFPEGGPIPDYRGIIAAPWPNRIADGKYMFEGVEHQLSVNETERGCALHGTVFPRDWEVKEQNSSFVALSCSLEPAPGYPFRLHLSASYHLKEDGLHTRVTATNTGAGTAPYGVCPHPYLLAGPAPLDQWTLEFPASHVLDVTPDRLLPVGLRTVDNHAFDFRAARRIGTTEIDHAFTGISFDTLGRARLLIRDPGGTGVGMSWDKSCPWLQIHTADKRPPAANRLGLAVEPMTCPPDAFNSGQDLVRLEAGATHTASWSIFAS, from the coding sequence GTGAACGAGTACACGCTCAGGTCCGGGCTGTACTCTGCCGTCGTCACGGCACGCGGAGCGGCACTCCGCCAGCTGCGGCACGGGGAAAGGGACCTGATCGTTCCTTTCCCCGAAGGCGGACCCATCCCGGATTACCGCGGCATCATCGCAGCGCCGTGGCCCAACCGCATCGCCGACGGCAAGTACATGTTCGAAGGCGTGGAACACCAGCTGTCCGTGAACGAGACCGAACGCGGTTGCGCCCTCCACGGCACAGTATTTCCCCGGGACTGGGAGGTGAAAGAACAAAACAGCTCGTTTGTGGCCCTCTCCTGCTCCCTGGAACCGGCACCCGGGTATCCGTTCCGGCTCCACCTCTCGGCCAGCTACCACCTCAAGGAAGACGGCCTGCACACTCGTGTCACCGCGACCAACACCGGAGCGGGCACCGCGCCCTACGGCGTCTGCCCCCACCCCTACCTCCTCGCAGGACCAGCCCCGCTGGACCAGTGGACGCTTGAGTTCCCGGCCAGCCACGTCCTGGACGTGACCCCGGACAGGCTGCTGCCCGTAGGCCTGCGCACCGTGGACAACCATGCGTTCGACTTCCGGGCAGCGCGCAGGATCGGAACCACGGAAATAGACCACGCCTTCACCGGCATCTCCTTCGACACCTTGGGGCGTGCCCGGCTCCTTATCCGCGACCCGGGCGGAACAGGCGTTGGCATGTCATGGGACAAAAGCTGCCCCTGGCTGCAGATCCACACTGCAGACAAGCGCCCGCCGGCAGCCAACCGGCTTGGACTCGCTGTGGAACCGATGACCTGTCCGCCGGATGCCTTCAACAGCGGCCAGGACCTGGTCAGACTCGAAGCGGGCGCCACGCACACAGCGTCGTGGAGCATTTTCGCCTCCTGA